The Sediminispirochaeta smaragdinae DSM 11293 genome has a segment encoding these proteins:
- the hisH gene encoding imidazole glycerol phosphate synthase subunit HisH, protein MKVGVIDYDAGNLASVSTALRFLGADFIVSPDHRELDRCDRLIFPGVGEAFHAMHVLRERSLDTLLQRYAASGRPLLGICIGCQLVLDHSEERDTDCLGIIPGRVLLFPERKGLKVPHMGWNSIRFCGDTHPLFSGIPDGTSFYFVHSYYPQVDRALTIAECDYGETFSAAFARDNIAAMQFHPEKSGPFGLRLLKNFLSWNPGGAEHV, encoded by the coding sequence ATGAAGGTAGGAGTTATCGACTACGATGCTGGCAATCTTGCAAGCGTCAGTACGGCCCTTCGATTTCTTGGTGCCGATTTTATCGTTTCACCGGATCATAGGGAACTTGATCGATGTGACAGGCTGATTTTCCCCGGCGTTGGTGAGGCCTTTCATGCTATGCATGTATTGCGGGAACGTTCACTGGACACATTGCTTCAACGCTATGCCGCGTCCGGCCGTCCTCTTTTGGGAATTTGTATCGGATGCCAGCTGGTGCTTGACCATTCCGAGGAGCGGGATACCGATTGCCTGGGAATCATACCGGGGCGGGTCTTGCTTTTCCCTGAACGCAAGGGCCTGAAGGTTCCTCACATGGGATGGAACTCGATACGCTTTTGCGGCGATACTCATCCTCTTTTCTCCGGAATTCCGGATGGTACGTCATTCTATTTTGTTCACTCCTACTATCCGCAGGTAGATCGAGCTCTGACCATCGCAGAGTGTGATTATGGCGAAACCTTTTCGGCTGCCTTTGCCCGGGATAACATTGCGGCAATGCAGTTTCATCCCGAAAAGTCCGGTCCATTTGGCCTACGGCTTTTAAAAAACTTTCTTTCTTGGAATCCGGGAGGCGCTGAGCATGTTTAA
- a CDS encoding FmdB family zinc ribbon protein encodes MPTYDYECDECGHTFEFFQAMSDDPISVCPKCGGHVRRLIGGGTGIIFKGSGFYVTDNKRTGASSTSSPINGDEKTKPQKSNESHVEKADSKKEPASTKG; translated from the coding sequence ATGCCTACTTATGATTACGAGTGCGACGAATGCGGTCACACCTTTGAGTTTTTTCAGGCAATGTCTGATGATCCTATTTCCGTGTGTCCCAAGTGTGGGGGACACGTGAGGAGGCTTATCGGAGGAGGAACCGGTATCATTTTTAAGGGAAGCGGTTTCTATGTCACCGATAATAAGCGAACGGGTGCTTCTTCCACCTCTTCTCCTATTAACGGAGACGAAAAAACGAAACCCCAGAAATCAAACGAATCTCATGTTGAAAAGGCAGACAGTAAAAAAGAACCGGCTTCAACCAAGGGGTAA
- the hisF gene encoding imidazole glycerol phosphate synthase subunit HisF, with amino-acid sequence MFKRRIIVCLDVRDGKTTKGVKFKGNVDIGDPVEMAREYYHQGADELVFYDITASNEKRSIMIDVVRKVAEEIFIPFSVGGGISSVDDMWDVILAGAEKISVNSQAVKNPSIIEEGASRFGRQCIVLGMDALSDSSMPSGYRVVIHGGRVKTELDALEWALRAESLGAGEIVLNSIDADGTKDGYELNLTSMISNAVSIPVVASGGAGKPEDLVDVFSKGSADAALIASMVHIQGYTIGEIKETLRKNNVEVRTDSFVEP; translated from the coding sequence ATGTTTAAGCGACGAATCATTGTCTGTCTCGATGTTAGGGACGGAAAAACCACAAAGGGCGTGAAGTTCAAGGGTAATGTCGATATCGGAGATCCCGTGGAGATGGCCCGAGAGTATTACCATCAGGGGGCCGACGAACTCGTCTTTTACGATATCACCGCTTCAAATGAGAAACGTTCCATCATGATCGATGTTGTCCGTAAGGTCGCTGAAGAAATTTTCATTCCATTCTCGGTTGGAGGCGGTATTTCTTCCGTCGACGATATGTGGGATGTGATCCTGGCCGGGGCTGAGAAGATCAGCGTAAACAGTCAGGCGGTGAAAAATCCTTCCATCATAGAAGAAGGGGCTTCACGTTTTGGACGTCAATGTATAGTTCTTGGTATGGATGCCCTCTCTGATTCATCCATGCCGTCCGGCTACCGTGTTGTGATACATGGGGGGAGGGTGAAGACGGAATTGGACGCCCTTGAATGGGCTCTTCGTGCAGAGTCCCTTGGCGCGGGCGAGATCGTGCTTAATTCCATCGACGCCGATGGAACAAAAGACGGCTACGAGTTGAATTTGACCTCGATGATTAGCAACGCCGTCTCCATCCCCGTGGTTGCATCCGGGGGTGCGGGCAAACCTGAAGATCTTGTGGACGTCTTTTCCAAGGGCTCTGCAGATGCAGCCTTGATAGCTTCCATGGTCCATATCCAGGGCTATACCATCGGCGAGATTAAAGAGACACTTCGAAAAAACAATGTCGAAGTTAGAACGGACTCCTTTGTCGAGCCGTAA